ATCGTAACCGGTAAAGTGCCATTAGGTGAAAAAGTAATATTATCAAATGAAGAGGGCAGTGAATTCATAGAAGGGCGAAAGTTTCCTCAATCTGAAGAATATGCCCTCTGCCGCTGCGGTAAATCCAAGAATCCGCCTTTTTGTGATGGTTCTCATGTGAGTTCAAATTTTATAGGTACCGAAACAGCATCAAAATTAAGATATGAGGATAGAGCAGCGTTACAGAAGGGTTCTTCTATAGACCTCTATGATGATGACAGGTGTGCATATGCAAGGTTCTGTCATGGAAAAAACGGCAGCACGTGGGATCTAGTTGAAGAGTCTCATGATGAAGAAAATAAAAAAGAAGCAATAAGAACAGCCAGTAATTGTCCGGCAGGAAGATTAACAGCAGTGGATAAAAACGGAGAAATAATTGAACCGCCATATGAACCGGCCATAGAAATCCTTCAAGACCCTGATAATAATGCAAGTGCAGGTATTTTTATCAAAGGGATGATTCCTTTAGAGTCAGCAGATGGTGCACTTTACGAAACAAGGAATCGCTATGTCCTTTGCCGAT
This genomic window from Oxobacter pfennigii contains:
- a CDS encoding CDGSH iron-sulfur domain-containing protein, whose amino-acid sequence is MSNNHSPKIKIIKDGPYIVTGKVPLGEKVILSNEEGSEFIEGRKFPQSEEYALCRCGKSKNPPFCDGSHVSSNFIGTETASKLRYEDRAALQKGSSIDLYDDDRCAYARFCHGKNGSTWDLVEESHDEENKKEAIRTASNCPAGRLTAVDKNGEIIEPPYEPAIEILQDPDNNASAGIFIKGMIPLESADGALYETRNRYVLCRCGASKNKPFCDATHIDVGYSDDNRK